One window of the Natrinema sp. HArc-T2 genome contains the following:
- the thsA gene encoding thermosome subunit alpha, producing the protein MGNQPLIVLSEDSQRTSGEDAQSMNVQAGKAVAESVRTTLGPKGMDKMLVDSSGNVIVTNDGVTLLSEMEIDHPAADMIVEVAETQEEEVGDGTTSAVVISGELLSQAEDLLDQDIHATTLAQGYREAAEEAIDALEEIAIDVDEDDTDVLEQIAATAMTGKGAESAKDLLSELVVEAVRAVADDDGVDTDNIKVEKVVGGSIENSELVEGVIVDKERVSENMPYFAEDANVAIVNGDLEIKETEIDAEVNVTDPDQLEQFLEQEEQQLREMAEQVADAGADVVFVDGGIDDMAQHYLAQEDIIAVRRVKSSDQSQLARATGATPVSSVDDLTAEDLGVAGSVAQKEIAGDQRIFVEDVDDAQAVTLILRGGTEHVIDEIDRAIEDSLGVVRTTIEDGKVLAGGGAPEIDLSLALRDYADSVGGREQLAVEAFADALEVIPRTLAENAGLDPIDSLVELRSAHDGGDTGAGLDAYTGDTIDMDAEGVYEPLRVKTQAIESATEAAVMLLRIDDVIAAGDLAVSHDDDEEDEMPPGGGGMGGMGGMGGGMGGMM; encoded by the coding sequence ATGGGCAACCAGCCCCTTATCGTACTCTCGGAGGACAGCCAGCGCACCTCCGGAGAGGACGCACAGTCCATGAACGTACAGGCCGGGAAAGCGGTCGCCGAATCGGTTCGGACGACGCTCGGCCCGAAGGGGATGGACAAGATGCTCGTCGACTCCTCGGGGAACGTCATCGTCACGAACGACGGTGTCACCCTGCTCTCGGAGATGGAGATCGACCACCCCGCAGCCGACATGATCGTCGAAGTCGCCGAGACACAGGAAGAAGAGGTCGGTGACGGCACGACGAGTGCCGTCGTCATCTCCGGCGAGCTCCTCAGTCAGGCCGAGGACCTCCTCGACCAGGACATTCACGCGACCACCCTCGCACAGGGGTATCGAGAGGCCGCCGAGGAAGCGATCGACGCGCTCGAAGAGATCGCCATCGACGTCGACGAGGACGACACCGACGTGCTCGAGCAGATCGCCGCGACGGCGATGACCGGCAAAGGTGCCGAAAGCGCCAAAGACCTCCTCTCGGAACTCGTCGTCGAGGCCGTTCGCGCGGTCGCTGACGACGATGGCGTCGACACGGACAACATCAAAGTCGAGAAGGTCGTCGGCGGCTCGATCGAGAACTCCGAGCTCGTCGAGGGTGTCATCGTCGACAAGGAGCGCGTCTCCGAGAACATGCCGTACTTCGCCGAGGACGCCAACGTGGCGATCGTCAACGGCGACCTCGAGATCAAGGAGACCGAGATCGACGCCGAAGTCAACGTCACCGACCCCGACCAGCTCGAGCAGTTCCTCGAGCAGGAAGAACAGCAGCTCCGCGAGATGGCCGAGCAGGTCGCCGACGCCGGTGCCGACGTCGTCTTCGTCGACGGCGGCATCGACGACATGGCCCAGCACTACCTCGCACAGGAGGACATCATCGCCGTCCGCCGCGTCAAGTCCAGCGACCAGAGCCAGCTCGCCCGCGCGACCGGCGCCACGCCCGTCTCGAGCGTCGACGACCTGACCGCCGAGGACCTCGGCGTCGCTGGCAGCGTCGCCCAGAAGGAGATCGCTGGCGACCAGCGCATCTTCGTCGAGGATGTCGACGATGCCCAGGCTGTCACCCTCATCCTCCGCGGTGGCACCGAGCACGTCATCGACGAGATCGACCGCGCCATCGAGGACTCCCTCGGTGTCGTGCGCACCACCATCGAGGACGGCAAAGTCCTCGCCGGCGGCGGCGCACCCGAGATCGACCTCTCGCTCGCCCTGCGTGACTACGCCGACTCCGTCGGCGGCCGCGAGCAGCTCGCTGTCGAAGCCTTCGCGGACGCGCTCGAGGTCATCCCACGCACGCTGGCCGAGAACGCCGGGCTCGACCCCATCGACTCGCTGGTCGAACTCCGTAGCGCCCACGACGGTGGCGACACCGGTGCCGGCCTCGACGCCTACACCGGCGACACCATCGACATGGACGCCGAAGGCGTCTACGAGCCGCTGCGCGTGAAGACCCAGGCCATCGAATCCGCCACCGAAGCGGCCGTTATGCTGTTGCGCATCGACGACGTCATCGCCGCTGGCGACCTCGCCGTCTCCCACGACGACGATGAGGAAGACGAGATGCCGCCGGGCGGCGGTGGCATGGGCGGCATGGGCGGTATGGGCGGTGGCATGGGCGGCATGATGTAA
- a CDS encoding pre-rRNA-processing protein PNO1, which yields MQHVKIPQDRIGVLIGEGGETMREIEAEAEVRLDIDSENGSVAVEAVGDPVLGLKGPEIVRAIGRGFAPEDALRLLEDDMMLFDVVDIDAAARNKNDMKRKKGRLIGEGGRTRELMEELTGADVVIYGSTLGVIGAPQEVDAVRSAAEMLLDGAPHGAVYSFLEEKHNEMKHQGLEYHRFPGGQS from the coding sequence ATGCAGCACGTGAAGATTCCGCAGGACCGCATCGGCGTTCTTATTGGCGAAGGAGGCGAGACGATGCGCGAGATCGAGGCGGAAGCCGAAGTGCGACTCGACATCGACTCGGAGAACGGCTCCGTCGCCGTCGAAGCCGTCGGCGATCCCGTGCTCGGACTCAAAGGTCCCGAGATCGTCCGCGCCATCGGTCGCGGCTTCGCTCCCGAGGACGCCCTGCGACTGCTCGAGGACGACATGATGTTGTTCGACGTCGTCGACATCGACGCCGCCGCACGCAACAAAAACGACATGAAACGCAAGAAGGGCCGACTCATCGGCGAAGGTGGTCGGACCCGCGAACTGATGGAAGAACTCACTGGTGCCGACGTCGTCATCTACGGCTCGACGCTCGGCGTCATCGGCGCACCACAGGAGGTCGACGCCGTCCGCAGCGCCGCCGAAATGCTGCTGGATGGGGCCCCCCACGGTGCGGTCTACTCCTTCCTCGAGGAGAAACACAACGAGATGAAACACCAGGGGCTGGAGTACCACCGGTTCCCCGGCGGCCAGTCCTAA
- the rio1 gene encoding serine/threonine-protein kinase Rio1, giving the protein MGQGTEFGLVDLEEVDSPGDEWEEIDVSDTEADRIARKRDREFEQFEERIKDADQFKVEQSVFDDATFAALYKLVQDGYVEAFGGPLSTGKEANVYHALGDDREVAVKIYRINASNFRQMRDYLEGDPRFEGLGGQKKDVVLAWTKKELANLRRAKAAGVRVPEPIATERNVLVMEYIGTEDGRAKRLGEVHIENPQTAYEVMREYMRRLYSAGLIHGDLSEYNVVFDETEGQLVLIDLGQAVTVHHPNSRDFLERDCRNVASFFSRQGLDVTEDDLLEFVTSPEPDPSRD; this is encoded by the coding sequence ATGGGACAGGGAACGGAATTCGGACTGGTCGATCTCGAAGAGGTCGACAGCCCGGGCGACGAGTGGGAAGAGATCGACGTCTCAGATACCGAAGCGGATCGGATCGCCCGCAAGCGCGACCGGGAGTTCGAACAGTTCGAGGAGCGAATCAAAGACGCCGACCAGTTCAAAGTCGAGCAATCTGTGTTCGACGATGCGACGTTCGCAGCACTGTACAAACTGGTCCAAGACGGCTACGTCGAGGCCTTCGGCGGGCCGCTCTCGACGGGCAAGGAGGCGAACGTCTATCACGCATTGGGTGACGATCGCGAAGTCGCGGTCAAGATCTACCGGATCAACGCTTCGAACTTCCGGCAGATGCGCGACTACTTAGAGGGCGATCCCCGCTTCGAAGGACTGGGCGGTCAGAAGAAAGACGTCGTCCTCGCGTGGACGAAAAAGGAACTGGCGAACCTCCGGCGAGCGAAAGCAGCCGGGGTGCGGGTGCCCGAACCGATCGCGACCGAGCGCAACGTCTTAGTCATGGAGTACATCGGCACCGAGGACGGTCGCGCGAAACGCCTCGGCGAGGTCCACATCGAGAACCCCCAGACCGCTTACGAGGTCATGCGCGAGTACATGCGCCGGCTCTACTCGGCTGGACTGATCCACGGCGACTTGAGCGAGTACAACGTCGTTTTCGACGAGACTGAGGGCCAACTCGTGCTCATCGACCTCGGGCAGGCCGTCACCGTCCACCACCCCAACAGTCGCGACTTTTTGGAACGCGATTGCCGAAACGTCGCCTCGTTTTTCTCCCGACAGGGACTGGACGTGACCGAAGACGACCTCCTCGAGTTCGTCACGAGCCCGGAGCCGGACCCGTCTCGAGACTGA
- a CDS encoding 2Fe-2S iron-sulfur cluster-binding protein: MTSHDITLERLDGPNRTIEVADDETVLEAAQRAGVRLPYDCRKGTCITCVGRLLALEDGVSESDASGAEQPRDTDAFTYRRPPAALTDRERTDGYVLLCIASPRTDCRIEVGPRVRAEVGDSPWS, translated from the coding sequence ATGACGAGCCACGACATAACCCTCGAGCGGCTCGACGGCCCGAACCGGACGATCGAGGTTGCCGACGACGAGACGGTCCTCGAGGCGGCCCAGCGGGCGGGCGTCCGGCTGCCGTACGACTGCCGGAAGGGGACCTGCATCACCTGCGTCGGCCGGCTGCTCGCGCTTGAGGACGGAGTGTCCGAATCCGACGCGAGCGGAGCGGAGCAGCCACGCGACACCGACGCGTTCACCTATCGGCGTCCCCCGGCGGCGCTGACCGACCGCGAGCGGACCGACGGCTACGTCCTGTTGTGTATCGCGTCCCCGCGAACCGACTGCCGCATCGAGGTCGGCCCGAGGGTACGTGCCGAAGTCGGCGACAGCCCCTGGTCGTAG
- a CDS encoding selenium-binding protein SBP56-related protein — protein sequence MSDSPTQGSAQPEHDHEHHHNHEGPGYATPQAAIEEGGREKLAYVMSLYVGTDVDAPDFVAVVDLDPESDTYCEIVDRIEMPNRGDELHHFGWNACSSSCHMEGLERQHLIVPGQRSSRLHVIDAADRRNPELVEVIEPEEVFEYDLSAPHTVHCVPDGQILISMLGDADLPGGFLELNEDFEIEGRWEPPGEIEMNYDYWYQPRQNVMVSTEWAAPKTYYPAFDLEDVEEGKYGQKIHFWDWEDGTVEQTIDLGEEGQIPLEVRFLHTPESTHGFVGTALSSNMFHFWRDEEAGEYRAEKAIDFEAREHPDWDMPVPGLTTDILISLDDRYLFGSNWLHGEVWMYDISDPSNPRRADSLSVGGTFGDVREVQGREIVAGPQMLQLSLDGERLYWTTSLFSSWDDQFYPEEAERGSVMLKADVDPRTGTLELDEDFLVDWGECPAGPARAHEIRWPDGDCTSDVWQ from the coding sequence ATGAGTGATAGTCCCACGCAAGGAAGCGCACAACCGGAGCACGACCACGAGCACCACCACAACCACGAGGGACCTGGGTACGCGACGCCACAGGCCGCGATCGAGGAGGGCGGTCGGGAGAAGCTGGCCTACGTGATGAGCCTCTACGTCGGCACTGACGTCGACGCGCCGGACTTCGTGGCAGTCGTCGACCTCGATCCCGAGTCGGACACGTACTGTGAAATCGTCGACCGCATCGAGATGCCAAACCGCGGTGACGAACTCCACCACTTCGGGTGGAACGCCTGCTCGTCGTCGTGTCACATGGAGGGCCTCGAGCGCCAACACCTGATCGTCCCCGGTCAGCGTTCCTCGCGGCTCCACGTGATCGACGCGGCGGACCGGCGCAATCCCGAACTGGTCGAGGTGATCGAACCCGAGGAGGTCTTCGAGTACGATCTCTCGGCCCCGCACACAGTTCATTGCGTTCCGGACGGACAGATTCTGATCAGCATGCTCGGCGACGCCGACCTTCCCGGCGGCTTCCTCGAGTTGAACGAGGACTTCGAGATCGAGGGCCGGTGGGAGCCTCCGGGCGAGATCGAGATGAACTACGACTACTGGTATCAGCCCCGCCAGAACGTGATGGTCTCGACTGAGTGGGCCGCGCCGAAGACCTACTATCCGGCCTTCGACTTAGAGGACGTCGAGGAGGGCAAGTACGGCCAGAAGATCCACTTCTGGGACTGGGAGGATGGCACCGTCGAACAGACGATCGACCTCGGCGAGGAAGGCCAGATTCCACTCGAGGTACGATTCCTCCATACGCCCGAATCGACGCACGGCTTCGTCGGGACTGCACTCTCGTCGAACATGTTTCACTTCTGGCGCGACGAGGAGGCTGGCGAGTACCGCGCCGAGAAGGCGATCGACTTCGAGGCCCGCGAGCATCCCGACTGGGATATGCCCGTTCCCGGCCTGACGACGGACATCCTGATCTCGCTGGACGATCGCTACCTGTTCGGCTCGAACTGGCTCCACGGCGAGGTCTGGATGTACGACATCTCGGACCCGTCGAACCCACGACGGGCCGACTCGTTGTCGGTCGGCGGCACCTTCGGCGACGTCCGGGAAGTCCAGGGACGGGAAATCGTCGCTGGTCCGCAGATGCTGCAACTCTCGCTGGACGGCGAGCGACTCTACTGGACCACCTCGCTGTTCTCCTCGTGGGACGACCAGTTCTACCCCGAGGAGGCCGAACGTGGCTCGGTAATGTTGAAAGCCGATGTCGATCCCCGAACGGGCACCCTCGAGCTCGACGAAGACTTCCTCGTCGACTGGGGCGAATGCCCGGCGGGTCCAGCCCGCGCCCACGAGATCCGCTGGCCCGACGGCGACTGCACGAGCGACGTCTGGCAGTGA
- a CDS encoding 2Fe-2S iron-sulfur cluster-binding protein: MDRHEIRLEWPTGRTRTLAVREDETVLEAAGRDGIGLPYGCRTGACGTCAGRLLEATGHESDDRTLDVDDAFAYRRCQRALKDRHRADGYVLLCVAEPRADCRLAVGPSVHTELVENPWK, translated from the coding sequence ATGGACCGTCACGAGATTCGTCTCGAGTGGCCTACCGGTCGGACGCGGACGCTCGCGGTCCGCGAAGACGAGACGGTTCTCGAGGCGGCCGGACGCGATGGGATCGGACTGCCCTATGGCTGTCGAACCGGTGCCTGTGGGACCTGTGCCGGTCGGCTGCTCGAGGCCACCGGACACGAGTCAGACGACCGCACTCTCGACGTCGACGACGCGTTCGCGTATCGCCGGTGCCAGCGAGCACTGAAGGACCGACACCGGGCGGACGGCTACGTCCTGCTGTGTGTCGCCGAGCCGCGGGCCGACTGCCGACTCGCCGTCGGCCCGAGCGTGCACACCGAACTGGTCGAGAACCCGTGGAAGTAA
- the ligA gene encoding NAD-dependent DNA ligase LigA: protein MPVADENADEDNPYLREPPTDFDPVEELSETEAERQVEHLREAIRVHDRRYYVEHEPLIADRTYDTLFARLQDLEQEFDLAHPDSPTRSVGGEPLEAFETVDHVAPMLSIDASGEAEDVRAFADRVQREVGTVRYVCEPKFDGVSMEFVYEDGRLERAVTRGDGREGDDVTANARTIGSVPQRLHGDHPEFLAVRGEVYMPKDAFQEYNRERIERGDEPFANPRNATAGTIRQLDPSVVAERPLSVFFFDVLEASELADSHQAELESFPDYGLRINDRVEVVGESAERSSADESSGDEPRDPIEGAIDYRDRMLEARDDLDYEIDGVVIKVDDREAREELGRTARHDRWAYAYKFPARAEVTTIADVAVQVGRTGRLTPVALLEPVDVGGVTVSRASLHNPAEIAEKNVNVGDTVRVQRAGDVIPYVEEVVEKGSEGHYELPDTCPVCDSPVERDGPIAFCTGGLGCDAQLRRSIEYYAGDDGLDLEGLGEKSVRQLVDAGLLESVADLYALERDDLTDLEGWGEQSADNLLSEIEASREPPLPDFISALGIPHVGPTTARELVGEFGTFGTFREAAAADPDRLEDVDEIGDTVAETIHDFFTSDANAAVVDDILEHVSPQEADTDAGGDELDGLTFVFTGSLEGMTRSEAQETVEAHGANATSSVSGNTDYLVAGSNPGATKREDAQDNGVPIADEDEFRTLLADRGVTLE, encoded by the coding sequence ATGCCAGTCGCCGACGAGAACGCGGACGAGGACAACCCCTATCTCCGGGAGCCACCGACCGATTTCGACCCGGTCGAGGAACTCTCAGAGACAGAGGCCGAACGCCAAGTCGAGCACCTCCGGGAGGCCATCCGCGTCCACGACCGCCGGTACTACGTCGAACACGAGCCGCTGATCGCGGATCGGACCTACGACACGCTTTTCGCTCGCCTGCAAGACCTCGAGCAGGAATTCGACCTCGCCCATCCCGACAGCCCCACGCGAAGCGTCGGCGGCGAGCCGCTCGAGGCGTTCGAGACGGTCGACCACGTCGCGCCGATGCTGTCGATCGACGCGAGCGGTGAGGCCGAGGACGTTCGAGCGTTCGCCGACCGCGTCCAACGCGAAGTCGGGACCGTCCGGTACGTCTGCGAACCCAAGTTCGACGGCGTCTCCATGGAGTTCGTCTACGAGGACGGTCGACTCGAGCGCGCCGTGACCCGCGGGGACGGGCGAGAGGGTGACGACGTGACGGCCAACGCGCGCACTATCGGCTCCGTCCCGCAGCGACTCCACGGCGACCACCCCGAGTTCCTCGCGGTGCGGGGCGAGGTCTACATGCCCAAAGACGCCTTTCAGGAGTACAACCGCGAGCGCATCGAGCGTGGCGATGAGCCCTTCGCGAATCCCCGCAACGCTACCGCTGGCACGATCCGCCAACTCGATCCGTCGGTCGTCGCCGAGCGCCCGCTTTCTGTCTTCTTCTTCGACGTGCTCGAGGCCAGCGAACTCGCGGATAGCCACCAGGCCGAACTCGAGTCCTTCCCCGACTATGGCCTGCGGATAAACGACCGCGTCGAGGTCGTCGGCGAAAGCGCGGAACGGAGTTCCGCGGACGAGTCGAGCGGCGATGAGCCGCGAGACCCGATCGAGGGCGCGATCGACTACCGTGATCGGATGCTCGAAGCCCGCGACGATCTGGACTACGAGATCGACGGTGTCGTGATCAAGGTCGACGACCGCGAGGCCCGCGAGGAACTCGGTCGGACGGCCCGCCACGACCGCTGGGCGTACGCCTACAAGTTCCCCGCCCGCGCGGAGGTGACCACGATCGCAGACGTTGCCGTTCAGGTCGGTCGAACGGGCCGACTGACACCCGTGGCCCTGCTCGAGCCGGTCGATGTCGGCGGCGTCACCGTCTCGCGGGCGAGCCTGCACAACCCCGCGGAGATCGCCGAGAAGAACGTCAACGTCGGCGACACGGTCCGCGTCCAGCGGGCCGGCGACGTGATCCCCTATGTCGAGGAGGTCGTCGAAAAGGGTAGCGAGGGCCACTACGAACTGCCAGACACCTGCCCGGTCTGTGACAGCCCCGTCGAGCGCGACGGGCCGATTGCCTTCTGTACCGGTGGCCTGGGATGTGACGCTCAGCTGCGCCGGTCGATCGAGTACTACGCCGGTGACGACGGCCTCGACCTCGAGGGCCTCGGCGAGAAAAGCGTCCGCCAACTCGTCGACGCCGGGCTCCTCGAGTCCGTCGCCGACCTCTATGCCCTCGAGCGCGACGACCTGACCGACCTCGAAGGCTGGGGCGAGCAAAGCGCTGACAACCTCCTCTCAGAAATCGAGGCCAGCCGCGAGCCGCCGCTTCCCGATTTTATCTCGGCGCTTGGTATCCCCCACGTCGGCCCGACGACGGCCCGCGAACTCGTAGGCGAGTTCGGGACGTTTGGGACATTCCGCGAGGCCGCCGCGGCCGACCCCGACCGACTCGAGGACGTCGACGAGATCGGCGACACCGTCGCCGAGACGATCCACGACTTCTTTACGAGCGACGCTAACGCCGCCGTCGTCGACGACATCCTCGAACACGTCTCGCCACAGGAAGCCGACACCGATGCTGGCGGCGACGAACTCGACGGGCTCACGTTCGTCTTTACGGGCTCGCTCGAGGGGATGACCCGCAGCGAAGCGCAGGAAACGGTCGAAGCACACGGCGCGAACGCGACGAGCAGCGTCTCGGGAAACACGGACTACCTCGTCGCCGGCTCGAATCCGGGCGCGACGAAACGGGAGGACGCACAGGACAACGGCGTCCCGATCGCCGACGAAGACGAGTTCCGGACGCTGCTCGCTGATCGCGGCGTGACGCTCGAGTGA
- a CDS encoding multidrug transporter encodes MARSFGWKSSPVITAIGIVFALVAFVGTQFLGWEWGSGQLVPTIVGVIAAVIAVFVFVVRRG; translated from the coding sequence ATGGCACGATCGTTCGGATGGAAGTCGTCGCCGGTCATCACAGCGATCGGTATCGTCTTCGCGCTCGTCGCGTTCGTCGGCACGCAGTTTCTCGGGTGGGAGTGGGGATCGGGACAGCTCGTCCCGACGATCGTCGGCGTGATCGCTGCGGTGATCGCAGTCTTCGTGTTCGTCGTCCGTCGTGGATGA
- a CDS encoding ArsA family ATPase — protein MTDCICYGGKGGVGKTTCAAATGLSLAAAGKRTLVVSTDPAHSLSDSIEADIGPEPTELKLAGALEPETNHAAELWAVEIDPETQQERYEKMARALAADLRSAGISLSDAEIEQLFSGGMPAGSDEIAALDLLVEYVDSGEWDVVVLDTAPTGHTLRLFDMPGVMGRALETAQSLRGQARRIGSAARTAMFGPLSMFGTDGDDESLESFQARLERARDVLVDPARTEFRVVLIPEAMAIAESERLVTRLREADVPVERVIVNRVLEDPHEGCPRCQSRQARHEERLAEIHETFPELEVVTLPDLEGEAQGPESLSVIAERLPS, from the coding sequence GTGACTGACTGCATCTGCTACGGCGGCAAGGGTGGCGTTGGGAAGACGACCTGTGCGGCGGCGACTGGGCTCTCGCTGGCCGCTGCAGGCAAGCGAACACTCGTCGTCTCGACCGATCCCGCCCACTCGCTATCCGACTCCATCGAAGCCGACATCGGACCGGAGCCGACCGAACTCAAGCTCGCTGGAGCGCTCGAGCCAGAGACGAACCACGCAGCTGAACTGTGGGCCGTCGAGATCGACCCTGAAACGCAACAGGAACGATACGAAAAAATGGCACGTGCGCTGGCAGCCGATCTGCGCAGCGCCGGGATCAGTCTCTCGGATGCGGAGATCGAACAGCTCTTTTCCGGGGGCATGCCGGCCGGCAGCGACGAAATCGCAGCGCTCGACTTGCTGGTCGAGTACGTCGACTCCGGCGAGTGGGACGTCGTCGTCCTCGATACCGCGCCGACGGGGCACACCCTCCGGCTGTTCGACATGCCCGGCGTCATGGGGCGTGCGCTCGAGACGGCCCAGTCGCTACGCGGGCAGGCTCGCCGGATCGGCTCGGCTGCCCGCACGGCGATGTTCGGGCCGCTGTCGATGTTTGGGACCGACGGCGATGACGAGAGTCTCGAGTCGTTTCAGGCCCGCCTCGAGCGTGCTCGTGACGTACTGGTCGATCCAGCACGTACCGAGTTTCGCGTGGTGCTCATCCCGGAGGCGATGGCCATCGCGGAATCCGAACGACTCGTCACGCGACTGCGCGAGGCTGACGTACCTGTCGAGCGCGTGATCGTCAATCGAGTGCTCGAGGACCCACACGAGGGCTGTCCGCGCTGTCAGTCCCGACAGGCGCGCCACGAGGAGCGCCTCGCCGAGATTCACGAGACGTTCCCCGAGCTCGAGGTCGTGACGCTGCCGGATCTCGAAGGGGAGGCACAGGGTCCGGAGTCGCTGTCGGTTATCGCCGAACGATTACCGAGCTGA
- a CDS encoding ABC transporter permease, translated as MSTETTTAGSSGSPASSIDTESVRTIAKKDFQDAVRSWLFWGLSAFFFTLMAALAGFISWANPDNFTTISFIALVSQVCKLIIPLIALLLGWKAIAGEREAGSIKILLSLPHSRKDVLLGKLLGRTAVLSLSLLIGFLIAMVAVVFAVSEFSFPAYIAFLAMTIVYGLAYMSLAVSLSSLTRSTTMAGAAMFGIFVLFYIVWNSIRTALGLLMQRGFIEGVTYTTTNFTGQQIETTRLPDWALFIDMIDPGNAYQNTITLFSALSSDRIGTRFPTAAFPDGLPFYLEDWFSLLILLFWIAIPLAVALYRFDRVDI; from the coding sequence ATGAGTACCGAAACCACGACGGCAGGCTCGAGCGGGTCGCCCGCGAGTTCGATCGACACAGAGAGCGTCCGCACGATCGCGAAGAAGGACTTTCAGGATGCAGTTCGCTCGTGGCTGTTCTGGGGCCTGAGCGCGTTCTTCTTTACGCTGATGGCTGCTTTGGCCGGATTCATCTCGTGGGCGAATCCGGACAACTTTACGACGATCAGCTTCATCGCCCTCGTCAGTCAAGTCTGTAAGCTGATCATCCCACTGATCGCGCTGCTCCTCGGCTGGAAGGCCATCGCCGGCGAGCGCGAAGCGGGTAGCATCAAGATCTTACTGTCGCTGCCTCACTCTCGGAAAGACGTGCTGCTGGGCAAGCTGCTCGGTCGGACGGCCGTGCTCTCGCTCTCGTTGCTCATCGGCTTCCTTATCGCGATGGTCGCCGTCGTGTTCGCGGTCTCGGAGTTTTCCTTCCCCGCGTACATCGCCTTCCTCGCGATGACGATCGTCTACGGGCTCGCGTACATGAGTCTCGCCGTCTCGCTGTCGTCGCTGACCCGGTCGACGACGATGGCCGGCGCGGCGATGTTTGGCATCTTCGTCCTGTTCTACATCGTCTGGAACTCGATCCGAACGGCACTCGGCCTCCTGATGCAACGTGGCTTCATCGAGGGCGTCACCTACACGACGACGAACTTCACCGGCCAACAGATCGAGACGACCCGACTTCCCGACTGGGCGCTGTTTATCGACATGATCGATCCGGGGAACGCCTATCAGAACACGATCACGCTGTTTAGCGCCCTCTCCAGTGACCGGATCGGGACACGGTTCCCGACGGCTGCGTTCCCCGATGGACTGCCGTTCTATCTGGAAGACTGGTTCTCCCTCCTGATCCTGCTGTTCTGGATCGCCATCCCGCTGGCCGTCGCACTCTATCGGTTCGATCGGGTCGACATCTAA
- a CDS encoding ATP-binding cassette domain-containing protein — translation MPAITVDELTKRFGQTVALEALSFQVEDGEVFGFLGPNGAGKSTTINVLLDFVRPTSGSASVLGMDAQRQSREIRQRTGVLPEGVELYDRLTARQHLEFVIDSKDAADDPEALLERVGLVDAIDRKAGGYSKGMAQRLMLAMALVGEPDLLILDEPSTGLDPNGALEMREIVRKENERGATVFFSSHSMEQVEAVCDRVGILRDGQMVAVDSVEGLRDSLGNGTTLQVTVDRIDDDALQAVRSLPDVADATVDDHTPPTIVVTVDGSKTTVLSALEDRGIEVRDFETTEASLEDVFQSYTTGAETEVHAR, via the coding sequence ATGCCCGCTATCACAGTCGACGAGCTGACCAAGCGGTTCGGTCAGACCGTCGCACTCGAAGCGCTCTCCTTCCAGGTCGAGGACGGCGAGGTGTTCGGCTTTCTCGGGCCAAACGGCGCCGGCAAGTCGACGACGATCAACGTCCTCCTCGATTTCGTTCGCCCGACGTCGGGCTCGGCCAGCGTCCTCGGAATGGACGCCCAGCGACAGAGCCGGGAGATCCGCCAGCGAACCGGCGTGCTCCCCGAAGGCGTCGAGTTGTACGATCGCCTGACCGCCCGCCAGCACCTCGAGTTCGTCATCGACTCGAAAGACGCCGCCGACGACCCCGAAGCGCTGCTCGAGCGCGTCGGACTGGTCGACGCGATCGATCGGAAGGCCGGTGGCTACTCGAAAGGGATGGCCCAGCGGCTCATGCTCGCGATGGCGCTGGTCGGCGAGCCCGACTTGCTGATTCTAGACGAGCCTTCCACCGGCCTCGACCCGAACGGGGCCCTCGAAATGCGCGAGATCGTCCGTAAGGAGAACGAACGCGGCGCGACCGTCTTCTTCTCGAGTCACAGCATGGAACAGGTCGAGGCGGTCTGTGACCGGGTCGGCATTCTGCGTGATGGCCAGATGGTCGCCGTCGACTCCGTCGAGGGGCTGCGTGACTCCCTCGGGAACGGCACGACGCTGCAGGTTACTGTCGACCGGATCGACGACGACGCCCTGCAGGCAGTTCGCTCGCTGCCCGACGTGGCCGACGCCACCGTCGACGACCACACGCCGCCGACGATCGTCGTCACCGTCGACGGCTCGAAGACGACCGTCCTCTCGGCGCTCGAGGACCGCGGCATCGAGGTCCGTGACTTCGAAACGACCGAAGCCTCGCTCGAGGACGTCTTCCAGTCGTATACGACCGGCGCGGAGACGGAGGTGCACGCGCGATGA